In one window of Lewinella sp. 4G2 DNA:
- a CDS encoding DUF4174 domain-containing protein, producing MKSICLSIALLFCFSSAVEGQSLNEFQWKSRLVLLFTPDPGDPLFEEQVRLLYLQREAFEERDVKFMWITPDGKFENTGRFLDESFARQYYERFDPRQYEFTMILVGMDGNEKFRATNRLTPASVLVEMIDGMPMRQREILQGYGNKSMSGKDPSNQNRPASTRRSF from the coding sequence ATGAAATCTATCTGCCTGAGTATCGCGTTGCTTTTTTGTTTTTCCTCCGCGGTGGAAGGGCAGTCCCTGAATGAATTTCAGTGGAAATCGCGCCTAGTGCTCCTGTTTACGCCGGACCCGGGGGACCCACTTTTTGAGGAGCAGGTACGGCTACTTTACCTGCAGCGGGAAGCATTCGAAGAGCGGGACGTGAAGTTCATGTGGATCACCCCAGACGGTAAATTTGAGAATACCGGGCGCTTTTTGGACGAGTCCTTCGCCCGCCAGTACTACGAACGGTTTGACCCCCGGCAGTATGAATTTACGATGATTCTCGTGGGGATGGACGGCAACGAAAAATTCCGCGCCACGAACCGATTGACGCCAGCCTCCGTCCTGGTAGAAATGATCGACGGCATGCCGATGCGGCAACGCGAAATCCTGCAGGGGTACGGGAATAAAAGCATGAGTGGCAAGGACCCTAGTAATCAGAACCGCCCGGCAAGTACCCGCCGCAGCTTCTAA
- a CDS encoding SIS domain-containing protein, whose protein sequence is MHNHKLITETARRTLRIEAEALAGLVEGIDHRFAESVQAIFSSNGRVVVAGIGKTALVAKKIVATLNSTGTPATFLHAADAIHGDIGMIQPGDTVIVISRSGETEEIKMMALLTRQMGNTLIAMVSRPECSLAQLADHLLLAPFDREADPNELAPTTSTTLQMALGDALATALLALRGFSPEDFARYHPGGSLGKQLYLRVADLYTHNERPVVHPTTTLRATVLEMTAKRLGATAVLDPDDDRLLGIVTDGDLRRLLSGEDDLTGVNAGIMMTAEPKTVHCDTLAIQALSILREYSISQLPVVDESGAYLGFLHLHDLVREGLV, encoded by the coding sequence GTGCATAACCATAAGCTCATCACCGAAACGGCCCGCCGCACGCTGCGCATCGAAGCTGAGGCCCTGGCCGGCCTGGTGGAGGGGATCGACCACCGTTTCGCCGAAAGTGTACAGGCCATTTTTTCCAGCAACGGCCGCGTCGTCGTTGCCGGGATCGGTAAGACGGCCCTCGTTGCCAAGAAGATCGTCGCTACCCTCAACAGCACGGGCACCCCGGCTACCTTCCTCCACGCGGCCGACGCCATCCACGGCGATATCGGGATGATCCAACCGGGCGATACCGTCATCGTCATCAGCCGGAGTGGGGAGACGGAAGAGATCAAGATGATGGCCCTGCTCACGCGGCAAATGGGGAATACCCTCATCGCCATGGTGAGCCGCCCCGAATGTAGCCTGGCCCAGCTCGCCGACCACCTGTTGCTGGCCCCCTTCGACCGGGAGGCCGACCCCAACGAACTGGCCCCCACCACGAGTACGACCTTACAAATGGCCCTCGGTGATGCCCTGGCCACCGCCCTCCTGGCCCTCCGTGGTTTCTCCCCCGAAGACTTCGCCCGCTACCACCCCGGTGGCTCACTCGGCAAACAACTCTACCTCCGCGTGGCGGATCTGTACACCCACAACGAGCGGCCGGTCGTTCACCCCACCACTACTCTGCGGGCCACGGTGCTGGAAATGACGGCCAAGCGGCTCGGGGCAACGGCCGTCCTCGACCCCGACGATGACCGGTTACTGGGTATCGTTACCGACGGTGATTTACGACGCTTGCTCTCGGGGGAAGACGACCTGACGGGCGTCAACGCGGGCATCATGATGACGGCGGAGCCCAAAACCGTTCACTGCGATACGCTGGCCATCCAGGCGTTGTCCATCCTGCGGGAATACAGCATCAGCCAGCTTCCGGTCGTGGACGAAAGCGGGGCCTACCTCGGGTTCCTGCACCTGCACGACCTCGTCCGGGAAGGATTGGTATAG
- a CDS encoding MoxR family ATPase gives MATVDIAALNQQIAIDSEVVDRIRKETSKVIVGQEYMVDRLLLGLLSKGHILLEGLPGLAKTLAINTLAKTISADFSRIQFTPDLLPADIVGTMIYNQAVNDFTVRKGPVFANFVLADEINRAPAKVQSALLEAMQERQVTIGDETFKLEEPFLVLATQNPIEQEGTYPLPEAQTDRFMLKCTIGYPTREDEREIMRRNISQGFEKVNPVATTAEILKARDSVRNIYMDDKIERYIIDIVFATREPEAYRLSDLKPLITFGGSPRASINLALAAKAQAFLERRGYVTPEDVRSVCEDVLRHRIGLSYEAEAENIKQEDIIARVLNVVEVP, from the coding sequence ATGGCCACCGTAGATATTGCCGCCCTTAACCAACAGATCGCCATCGACTCCGAGGTCGTGGACCGGATCCGTAAGGAGACCTCCAAGGTGATCGTCGGGCAGGAATACATGGTGGACCGGCTGCTGCTCGGGCTGCTCAGCAAAGGGCACATCCTGCTGGAAGGGCTGCCCGGACTCGCCAAAACGCTGGCCATCAACACGCTGGCGAAGACGATCTCGGCCGACTTCAGCCGCATCCAATTCACACCGGACCTGCTGCCCGCGGATATCGTCGGAACGATGATTTACAACCAGGCCGTGAACGATTTTACCGTGCGCAAAGGGCCCGTTTTCGCCAACTTCGTGTTGGCGGATGAGATCAACCGGGCGCCGGCCAAAGTGCAATCCGCCCTCCTCGAAGCGATGCAGGAACGGCAGGTAACGATTGGTGACGAAACCTTTAAACTGGAAGAGCCCTTCCTCGTCCTCGCCACCCAGAACCCCATCGAACAGGAGGGGACTTACCCGCTGCCGGAAGCCCAGACGGACCGTTTCATGCTCAAGTGCACCATCGGCTACCCGACGCGGGAGGACGAACGCGAAATCATGCGCCGCAACATCAGCCAGGGCTTCGAAAAGGTGAACCCCGTGGCGACTACGGCGGAGATCCTGAAGGCCCGCGACAGCGTGCGGAATATCTACATGGACGACAAGATCGAACGCTACATCATCGACATCGTCTTCGCCACCCGCGAACCGGAAGCCTACCGGCTGAGCGACCTCAAACCACTCATCACCTTCGGCGGTAGCCCGCGCGCGAGCATCAACCTCGCCCTGGCCGCCAAAGCCCAGGCCTTCCTCGAACGCCGTGGCTACGTGACGCCGGAGGACGTCCGCTCCGTCTGCGAAGACGTGCTCCGCCATCGGATCGGCCTCAGCTACGAAGCCGAAGCGGAAAACATCAAGCAGGAGGACATTATCGCCCGCGTCCTCAACGTCGTAGAAGTGCCCTAG
- a CDS encoding C40 family peptidase: protein MKLTPALLSLCCLFVLSSCGLFKPADPIGRNPQQPTRVARGSEDPNSWIRSDITTHAQELIGIPYKYGGNRPNEGFDCSGLVVYLYQGAGLDIARTSRDQAKQGKVINASEARPGDLVFYKKPGGSVFHVSVVVLSQPGELWVIHATSSRGVMREDILASSYWKPKMYQIRNVLR from the coding sequence ATGAAGTTGACCCCCGCCCTGCTGTCGTTGTGCTGCCTGTTCGTGCTGTCCTCGTGTGGCCTCTTCAAGCCCGCCGACCCCATCGGCAGAAACCCCCAACAGCCCACGCGGGTAGCGCGGGGTTCGGAAGACCCCAACTCCTGGATCCGGTCGGACATCACCACCCACGCGCAGGAACTCATTGGTATTCCTTACAAATACGGCGGCAACCGCCCCAACGAAGGTTTTGATTGTTCTGGGCTCGTCGTTTACCTCTACCAGGGGGCGGGGTTGGATATCGCCCGAACGTCACGCGATCAGGCAAAACAGGGTAAAGTCATAAACGCGAGTGAGGCCCGGCCGGGAGATCTCGTCTTCTACAAAAAGCCTGGTGGCTCCGTCTTTCACGTATCGGTGGTGGTGCTCTCGCAACCCGGTGAGTTGTGGGTAATTCACGCTACGAGCTCTCGCGGAGTGATGCGCGAGGATATCTTGGCGTCCAGTTACTGGAAACCAAAGATGTATCAGATTAGGAACGTGTTACGGTAG
- a CDS encoding ATP-dependent DNA helicase RecQ, whose product MTATPVKNHIDQALQDYFGFDQFKGNQKAIITSLFEGKDTFVIMPTGGGKSLCYQLPGLMMDGCALVISPLIALMKNQVDSIRSYSDKDSVAHYLNSSLSKTQMRQVKEDISSGDTKLLFVAPETLTKEENIEFFRDSNISFVAIDEAHCISEWGHDFRPEYRRIREMLDAIGHDIPIIALTATATPKVQSDIVKNLRMGDDHRTFVSSFNRDNLYYEVRPKGKKDYTIRQIIQCVKEVPGESGIVYVQSRKAAEEIAEALRVNDVRAAPYHAGLDPKTRSRTQDQFLMEDVDVICATIAFGMGIDKPDVRFVIHYDIPKSIENYYQETGRAGRDGINGRCVAFYAYKDILKLEKFLRDKPLMEREMGAQLMQEVMAYSETTACRRRFLLHYFGEEYDEKNCNEMCDNCRHPKERVEVKEKMVHALKAVKQLDENYPLKMLIEFVLGKETKQMKDYKFVNREGFGVAKGEDEVLWSSIFRQALLNNLVRKDIESYGTIKITEEGEAFLKKPTSFQIPIDHDFEKELAADIRTAADDARAVTLDEPLLRALKDLRKKESARLGIPPFVIFQDPSLIEMATRYPITLDEMKNINGISINKARRYATPFLVLIEKYVEENDIDRPLDFVVKQVANKSKKKVNIIQAVDRKIPLEDIASGNQLSMDELLEEMVSIVHSGTKLNIDYYIEEEVDEYSLEDTYEYFMQADTDDPDIAFQTLKEEDVTIDEIKLVRIKFLTEMAN is encoded by the coding sequence ATGACCGCCACACCAGTTAAGAACCACATCGACCAAGCCTTACAGGATTACTTCGGCTTCGATCAATTCAAGGGTAACCAGAAGGCCATCATCACTTCCCTTTTTGAAGGAAAAGATACCTTCGTAATTATGCCCACGGGCGGCGGAAAGAGCCTCTGCTACCAACTCCCCGGGCTAATGATGGACGGCTGCGCCCTCGTCATTTCCCCCCTCATCGCCCTGATGAAGAACCAGGTGGATTCCATCCGGTCCTACAGCGATAAGGATTCCGTGGCCCACTACCTGAACTCTTCCCTTTCCAAGACCCAGATGCGGCAGGTGAAGGAGGACATCAGCTCCGGTGATACGAAACTGCTGTTCGTCGCCCCGGAAACCCTGACGAAGGAGGAGAACATCGAGTTCTTCCGCGATTCCAATATCTCCTTCGTTGCCATCGACGAGGCCCACTGTATTTCCGAATGGGGCCACGACTTCCGCCCGGAATACCGCCGCATCCGTGAAATGCTCGACGCTATCGGCCACGATATTCCCATTATTGCCCTGACGGCCACGGCTACGCCCAAGGTGCAGTCCGACATCGTCAAGAACCTGCGGATGGGGGACGACCACCGCACCTTCGTTTCCTCCTTTAACCGGGATAACCTCTACTACGAAGTCCGCCCCAAGGGGAAGAAGGACTACACCATTCGCCAGATCATCCAGTGTGTAAAGGAAGTACCGGGTGAGTCCGGCATCGTTTACGTACAGAGCCGGAAGGCCGCCGAAGAGATCGCCGAAGCACTGCGGGTAAACGACGTCCGCGCCGCCCCCTACCACGCCGGGCTGGACCCCAAGACCCGCTCCCGCACCCAGGACCAGTTCCTGATGGAGGACGTCGACGTCATCTGCGCCACCATCGCTTTCGGAATGGGTATCGATAAGCCGGACGTCCGTTTCGTGATTCACTACGACATCCCCAAGTCCATCGAGAACTACTACCAGGAAACCGGGCGGGCCGGGCGCGACGGCATCAACGGCCGCTGCGTTGCCTTTTACGCCTACAAGGACATCCTGAAGCTGGAGAAATTCCTCCGCGACAAGCCGCTCATGGAGCGGGAGATGGGCGCCCAACTCATGCAGGAGGTGATGGCCTATTCCGAAACCACCGCCTGCCGCCGCCGCTTCCTCCTCCACTACTTCGGGGAAGAATACGACGAGAAGAACTGCAACGAAATGTGCGACAACTGCCGCCACCCCAAAGAGCGGGTGGAGGTGAAGGAAAAGATGGTCCACGCCCTCAAGGCCGTCAAGCAACTCGACGAGAACTACCCCCTCAAGATGCTCATCGAATTCGTGCTCGGTAAGGAGACGAAGCAGATGAAGGACTACAAGTTCGTCAACCGCGAAGGCTTCGGCGTCGCCAAGGGAGAGGACGAGGTGCTGTGGAGCTCTATCTTCCGCCAGGCCCTCCTCAACAACCTGGTACGTAAGGACATCGAGAGCTACGGTACGATCAAGATCACCGAAGAGGGCGAAGCCTTCCTCAAGAAGCCAACCAGCTTCCAGATCCCGATTGACCACGATTTCGAGAAAGAACTGGCCGCCGACATCCGTACCGCCGCCGACGACGCCCGCGCCGTCACGCTGGACGAACCCCTACTACGCGCCCTGAAGGACCTGCGGAAGAAAGAATCCGCCCGCCTGGGCATCCCTCCCTTCGTGATCTTTCAGGACCCCAGTCTGATCGAGATGGCTACCCGCTATCCCATCACGCTGGATGAGATGAAGAACATCAACGGCATCTCCATCAACAAGGCCCGCCGTTACGCAACGCCCTTCCTCGTACTCATCGAGAAATACGTGGAGGAGAACGACATTGATCGCCCGCTGGACTTCGTCGTCAAGCAGGTGGCCAATAAGTCGAAGAAAAAGGTCAACATCATCCAGGCCGTAGATCGCAAGATTCCGCTGGAGGACATCGCTTCGGGCAACCAACTTTCCATGGATGAGCTATTGGAAGAGATGGTCTCCATCGTCCATTCCGGCACCAAACTCAACATCGATTATTACATCGAAGAAGAGGTGGATGAATACAGCCTGGAGGATACCTATGAGTATTTCATGCAGGCCGATACCGACGATCCGGACATCGCCTTCCAAACCCTGAAGGAGGAGGACGTAACCATCGACGAGATCAAATTGGTCCGCATCAAGTTCCTGACCGAAATGGCGAATTAA